TATGTTTCCGAGCTCTTGCATGGACCTGAAGAACATGGTTTCGGTGGATGACTTTTGGTCGTTGAATCGGGATCCTCCGAAGGAGATGCGGGTCCCAAAAGTTATATCTAGATACGGCCCATCCACGGACGACGACGACGGCGTTGTAATTCCCAAACGAATCATCGTGGCGACCGAGTTGCCGATACGGGCTGTCCGCGACGGCGAGACCGGCCGGTGGTCATTCGAGTACGATGCGGACAGTCTATATCTGCAGCTCAGGGACGGGTTCGGCGATGAAGTGGAGGTCGTCTACGTGGGGTGCCTAAAGGCCGAGATCGACGTGGCTGACCAGGACGACGTCGCGCAGGAACTTCAGGACAAGTTCCGATGCGTCCCAGTTTTCTTACCGAGCGAGATTCGGAACGGGTTCTACCACGGATTTTGCAAGCATTATCTTTGGCCTTTGTTTCACTACATGCTGCCGATAACGCCGAGCCAGGGCACGCGGTTCGATCGTTCCCTGTGGCGGGCCTACTGCAACGCGAACAAGAAGTTCGCAGACAAGGTGACGGAGGTGTTGAGCCCCGAGGACGATTACGTTTGGATCCACAACTATCACCTCATGTTGCTGCCTAGTTTCTTGAGAAGAAGGTTTCACAGAATCAAGCTCGGTTTTTTCCTGCACAGCCCCTTCCCTTCGTCGGAGATATATAGAACCATACCGGTACATAAGGAAATTCTCCAGTCTCTGTTGAATTGTGATGTGATTGGCTTTCACACGTTTGATTATGCTAGACACTTCTTGTCCTATTGTAGTCGGTTGTTGGGTCTTGATTATCGATCCAACCGGGGTTACATTGGGTTGGAATACTGTGGTAGAACCGTTGGTGTTAAGATTTTACCGGCAGGGATTCATATGGGTCAGCATCAATGGGCTTTGTCCCAGAAGGAGACGGCCGAGAAGTTCAAGGAACTGAAGaaaaaatttgaaggaaaaattgTGATTTTGGGTGCGGATGATATGGATATGTTCAAGGGTATTAATTTTAAGCTTTCTGCGATGGGACAGCTTTTAGAAGAACAAGAAAAGTATAGGGGAAAAGTGGTTTTTGTTCAGATTAAAAACCCTGCAAGGAGCCAGGGAAAGGATATTCGGGATGTCGAGAGTGAGATTAGTGCTATTGCAAAGGAAATTAATCAGAAGTATGGAGGACCCGGTTACGAGCCAATTGTACTCGTCAATGGCCCGATTACGACCCAAGAAAAGGCCGCTTACTACGCCATTGCAGAATGCTGCGTGGTGACTCCTGTGAGAGATGGCATGAATTTGGTTCCTTACAAGTACACTGTATGCAGGGAGGGCTCCCCGGTTCTGGACAAGGCACTGGGAAATGAGGAGGCTGTGCAGCCCAAGAAGAGCGTGATCATTGTGT
This genomic window from Carya illinoinensis cultivar Pawnee chromosome 7, C.illinoinensisPawnee_v1, whole genome shotgun sequence contains:
- the LOC122315188 gene encoding probable alpha,alpha-trehalose-phosphate synthase [UDP-forming] 11; protein product: MFPSSCMDLKNMVSVDDFWSLNRDPPKEMRVPKVISRYGPSTDDDDGVVIPKRIIVATELPIRAVRDGETGRWSFEYDADSLYLQLRDGFGDEVEVVYVGCLKAEIDVADQDDVAQELQDKFRCVPVFLPSEIRNGFYHGFCKHYLWPLFHYMLPITPSQGTRFDRSLWRAYCNANKKFADKVTEVLSPEDDYVWIHNYHLMLLPSFLRRRFHRIKLGFFLHSPFPSSEIYRTIPVHKEILQSLLNCDVIGFHTFDYARHFLSYCSRLLGLDYRSNRGYIGLEYCGRTVGVKILPAGIHMGQHQWALSQKETAEKFKELKKKFEGKIVILGADDMDMFKGINFKLSAMGQLLEEQEKYRGKVVFVQIKNPARSQGKDIRDVESEISAIAKEINQKYGGPGYEPIVLVNGPITTQEKAAYYAIAECCVVTPVRDGMNLVPYKYTVCREGSPVLDKALGNEEAVQPKKSVIIVSEFIGCSPSLSGAIRVNPWSIDDVSTAMYSAIEMEESEKQLRHEKHYKYISSHDVAYWAKSFDQDLVRASKWVDDVRLWTMGLGLGFKVAALNSNYRRLLVDYVVSAYRRTNSRLILLDYDGTMMPKTHVDKTPGSDVISVLNSLCSDPRNVVFIVSGRGRDCLSQWFSPCENMGISAEHGYFTRWTKDASWETCSLITDLDWKNIVLPVMEHYTEATDGSFIEQKESAVVWHYEHADLHFGSWQAKELLDHLENVLAKEPVAVTRGQFIIEVKPQGVSKGKSVDNIISTMRKQGKLPDFVLCIGDDRSDELMFETIADKVVSQSLPAIREVFACTVGLKPSKAKYFLDDTDEVIKLLQGLAAESSIQANSDYLKECVGRNPSDD